The following are encoded in a window of Bradyrhizobium sp. WBOS07 genomic DNA:
- a CDS encoding DUF488 family protein has translation MAKAKKLFTIGYEQTPPKAVLDELEEAGVKLVVDVRAVTSSRRPGFSKKQLAAGLDERGIAYVHLAALGTPREGRLAARSGQYDVLEKIFSKHLKAPEAREAMDELSALVKKAGPVCLLCYERDHIHCHRQMIAEIIEERDGVTVKNLAGRQV, from the coding sequence ATGGCAAAAGCGAAAAAGCTGTTCACCATCGGCTATGAGCAGACGCCGCCCAAGGCGGTGCTGGACGAGCTGGAAGAGGCCGGCGTCAAGCTCGTGGTCGACGTGCGCGCGGTGACGTCGTCGCGCCGGCCCGGCTTTTCCAAAAAGCAGCTTGCGGCAGGGCTCGACGAACGCGGCATCGCCTATGTCCACCTCGCCGCGCTCGGCACGCCCAGGGAAGGCCGCCTCGCCGCCCGCAGCGGACAGTACGACGTGCTCGAGAAGATTTTCTCAAAGCACCTGAAGGCGCCCGAAGCCAGGGAAGCCATGGACGAGCTCTCGGCGCTGGTGAAGAAGGCGGGCCCGGTCTGCCTGCTCTGCTACGAGCGCGACCACATCCATTGCCACCGCCAGATGATCGCGGAGATCATCGAGGAACGCGATGGGGTGACGGTGAAGAATCTGGCGGGACGGCAGGTGTAG
- a CDS encoding DUF72 domain-containing protein, with the protein MAKAKTASKKSGNIFIGIGGWTFEPWRGVFYPEKLAQAKELSYAASKLTSIEINGTYYGSQKPESFRKWASEVPEDFVFSVKGPRFATNRRVLAEAGDSIKRFYDSGVLELGDHLGPVLWQFAPTKKFDGADFGKFLELLPRKLEGRALRHVVEVRHDSFCTPDFVALIREFETPVVFAEHGKYPAIADVAGDFVYARLQKGDDEIKTCYPPKQLDAWAERLQAWASGGEPDDLPKVDKAKPKKEPRDVFAYVIHEGKVRAPAGAMELIARVS; encoded by the coding sequence GTGGCCAAAGCAAAAACCGCGTCCAAAAAATCCGGCAACATCTTCATCGGCATCGGCGGCTGGACCTTCGAGCCGTGGCGCGGCGTGTTCTATCCGGAGAAGCTGGCGCAGGCGAAGGAGCTGTCTTATGCCGCCTCGAAGCTGACCTCGATCGAGATCAACGGCACCTATTACGGCTCGCAGAAGCCGGAGAGCTTTCGCAAATGGGCGAGCGAGGTGCCCGAGGATTTCGTGTTCTCGGTGAAGGGTCCGCGCTTTGCCACCAATCGCCGCGTGCTAGCGGAAGCGGGCGATTCCATCAAGCGGTTCTACGATTCCGGCGTGCTGGAACTCGGCGACCATCTTGGGCCGGTGCTGTGGCAGTTCGCGCCGACCAAGAAATTCGACGGCGCCGATTTCGGCAAGTTCCTGGAGCTGCTGCCGCGCAAGCTCGAGGGGCGCGCGCTGCGCCACGTCGTCGAGGTTCGCCACGACAGTTTCTGCACGCCGGATTTCGTGGCGCTGATCCGCGAGTTCGAGACGCCCGTCGTGTTCGCCGAGCACGGCAAATATCCCGCCATCGCCGACGTTGCTGGCGATTTCGTCTATGCCCGGCTTCAGAAAGGCGATGACGAGATCAAGACCTGCTACCCGCCGAAGCAGCTCGATGCCTGGGCCGAACGCTTGCAGGCCTGGGCGTCGGGCGGTGAACCGGACGACCTGCCGAAAGTCGACAAAGCCAAGCCGAAGAAGGAACCGCGCGACGTGTTCGCCTACGTCATCCACGAGGGCAAGGTGCGCGCACCGGCCGGCGCCATGGAATTAATCGCGCGGGTGAGCTGA
- a CDS encoding ABC transporter ATP-binding protein translates to MNGGNGIAIDVKGLSKSFGGREVVHDLSMQVRRGSIYGFLGPNGSGKTTTIRILCGLLTPDSGEGTCLGYDIRRDSEKIKRQVGYMTQRFSLYQDLSVRENLEFVARLYGLADPRGAARDMVKRLGLSGREGQLAGELSGGWKQRLALGACTLPNPQLLLLDEPTAGVDPKARRDFWNEIHALAAEGLTVLVSTHYMDEAERCHEIAYIAYGHLLARGTVEEVIAKSALTTYTVTGELGGLAAELEGKPGVDMVAPFGTSLHVSGRDVAALEASVAPWREKSGLHWQKSHPSLEDVFIELMNRSRDNFQ, encoded by the coding sequence ATGAACGGCGGCAACGGCATCGCGATCGACGTCAAGGGCCTGAGCAAATCGTTCGGCGGCCGCGAGGTCGTGCACGATCTGTCGATGCAGGTGAGGCGCGGCTCGATTTACGGATTCCTCGGGCCGAACGGCTCGGGAAAGACCACGACCATCCGCATCCTCTGCGGGCTGCTCACGCCCGACAGCGGCGAGGGCACCTGTCTCGGCTACGATATCCGCCGCGATTCCGAGAAGATCAAGCGCCAGGTCGGCTACATGACCCAGCGCTTCAGCCTGTACCAGGATCTCTCGGTGCGCGAGAACCTGGAATTCGTCGCGCGCCTCTATGGCCTGGCTGACCCGCGCGGCGCCGCACGCGACATGGTCAAGCGGCTCGGGCTCTCGGGGCGCGAGGGGCAGCTTGCGGGCGAACTCTCCGGCGGCTGGAAACAGCGGCTGGCGCTCGGAGCCTGCACGCTGCCCAATCCACAATTATTGCTGCTCGACGAGCCCACCGCCGGCGTTGACCCCAAGGCGCGGCGCGACTTCTGGAACGAGATCCACGCGCTGGCCGCCGAGGGCCTCACCGTGCTGGTCTCGACCCATTACATGGACGAGGCCGAGCGCTGCCACGAGATCGCCTACATCGCCTACGGCCACCTGCTGGCCCGCGGTACGGTGGAGGAGGTGATCGCGAAGTCCGCGCTGACGACCTACACCGTCACCGGCGAGCTCGGCGGCCTCGCGGCCGAGCTCGAGGGCAAACCCGGGGTGGACATGGTGGCGCCGTTCGGCACCTCGCTGCACGTGTCCGGCCGCGACGTTGCCGCGCTCGAGGCCAGCGTCGCGCCGTGGCGCGAGAAGAGTGGCCTGCACTGGCAGAAATCGCATCCATCGCTGGAAGATGTCTTCATCGAACTGATGAACCGCTCAAGGGACAATTTCCAATGA
- a CDS encoding GFA family protein, translating into MDKPYTGGCACGAIRYSIPGEPLFSNHCQCRDCQRESGSGHGSYATFARAGVTLTGDAGHWDMVADNGNVKTRGFCPQCGVAVYMTFAAQPDVFTIRAGSLDEPARYKPQVVTFAARGHGWDCLDSDLTKFAGMPPA; encoded by the coding sequence ATGGACAAGCCCTATACCGGCGGCTGCGCCTGCGGCGCGATCCGCTATTCGATTCCGGGTGAGCCCCTGTTCAGCAATCATTGTCAGTGCCGGGACTGCCAGCGGGAAAGCGGCAGCGGCCATGGCTCCTACGCAACGTTCGCGCGGGCCGGCGTCACGCTCACCGGCGATGCCGGGCATTGGGACATGGTCGCCGACAACGGCAATGTGAAGACGCGCGGCTTCTGCCCGCAATGCGGCGTGGCCGTCTATATGACCTTCGCGGCACAGCCCGATGTCTTCACGATCCGCGCCGGAAGCCTCGACGAGCCCGCCCGCTACAAGCCGCAGGTGGTCACCTTCGCCGCGCGCGGTCACGGCTGGGATTGTCTTGACTCCGACCTGACGAAATTTGCCGGCATGCCGCCGGCGTGA
- a CDS encoding TetR/AcrR family transcriptional regulator, producing the protein MMKKSTKSAKPSPAGEDHSSATRGELPASNRATRAAERRAAIVEAAMEEFIARGFAATRLDDIAKRAGVAKGTIYLHFKDKESMFEELVRVVIVPVVARLTALPPPTGSVRDLIEAFAGNFLKEVIGTRRGDLVRLIVAEGPRFPAVADFYYREVVSRGIAAMRGLIELGIARGEIRQQDLARYPQILVAPAMIAVIWQSLFARHAPLDAQDMLRVHLDLIFGERRTT; encoded by the coding sequence ATGATGAAGAAGTCGACCAAGTCCGCCAAACCGTCTCCTGCAGGTGAAGACCATTCGTCCGCGACCCGCGGAGAGCTGCCCGCCTCGAACCGCGCCACGCGCGCGGCTGAGCGGCGCGCCGCGATCGTCGAGGCGGCGATGGAGGAGTTCATCGCCCGCGGCTTTGCCGCGACGCGGCTCGACGACATCGCCAAGCGCGCCGGTGTTGCCAAGGGCACGATCTATCTGCACTTCAAGGACAAGGAATCGATGTTCGAGGAGCTGGTGCGCGTCGTGATCGTGCCGGTCGTGGCGCGGCTGACCGCGCTGCCGCCGCCGACGGGCTCGGTGCGCGATCTCATCGAGGCCTTTGCCGGCAACTTCCTGAAAGAGGTCATCGGCACCAGGCGCGGCGATCTGGTGCGGCTGATCGTTGCGGAGGGGCCGCGCTTTCCGGCCGTCGCCGACTTCTACTACCGCGAGGTCGTCTCGCGCGGCATCGCCGCCATGCGCGGGCTGATCGAGCTCGGCATCGCCCGCGGCGAGATCCGCCAGCAGGATCTCGCGCGCTATCCGCAGATCCTGGTCGCGCCGGCGATGATCGCGGTGATCTGGCAGAGCCTGTTTGCGCGGCATGCGCCGCTCGACGCGCAGGACATGCTGCGCGTCCATCTCGATTTGATCTTTGGCGAACGGAGGACGACATGA
- a CDS encoding HlyD family secretion protein, protein MRSSHALFSIALAIVLATVLAGCNEKRDPGFQGWVEADMIFVSPDEAGRVTKLDVREGDEVKVGDALYSVDDDLQRADLNQQKATLANAQQTYDRAASLSKTGSGTQANLDSAVSALRVAEARVATSETRMARRKGFAPVAGTIQQIYFREGEMVAAQRPVLSIMPPGNMKLRFFVPETALPKLAIGDTVRVSCDNCAADLTAKIYFIATSAEYTPPVIYSLDERSKLVYLIQARPSRPDALRVGQPIDVYLNPRTPVADKR, encoded by the coding sequence ATGAGGTCGTCGCACGCACTTTTCAGTATTGCATTGGCTATTGTGCTCGCAACCGTGCTCGCCGGGTGCAACGAGAAGCGCGATCCCGGCTTCCAGGGCTGGGTCGAGGCCGACATGATCTTCGTCAGTCCGGACGAAGCGGGGCGGGTGACGAAGCTCGATGTCCGCGAGGGCGACGAGGTCAAGGTCGGCGACGCCCTCTATTCCGTCGACGACGATCTCCAGCGCGCCGATCTCAACCAGCAAAAGGCGACGCTGGCGAACGCGCAGCAGACCTATGATCGCGCGGCCTCGCTGAGCAAGACCGGGTCGGGCACGCAGGCCAATCTCGACTCCGCCGTGTCCGCATTGCGTGTCGCAGAAGCGCGGGTGGCGACGTCGGAAACGCGGATGGCGCGGCGCAAGGGCTTTGCGCCCGTTGCCGGCACCATCCAGCAGATCTATTTCCGCGAGGGGGAGATGGTGGCGGCGCAGCGGCCGGTGCTGTCGATCATGCCGCCCGGCAACATGAAGCTGCGCTTCTTCGTGCCGGAGACGGCGCTGCCGAAGCTTGCGATCGGCGATACGGTGCGCGTCTCCTGCGACAATTGTGCGGCCGATCTCACCGCAAAGATCTATTTCATCGCGACCTCGGCCGAATACACCCCGCCTGTCATTTACAGCCTCGATGAGCGCAGCAAGCTGGTCTATCTGATCCAGGCGCGGCCCTCGCGCCCCGACGCGCTGCGGGTCGGCCAGCCGATCGACGTCTATCTCAACCCCAGGACTCCGGTGGCGGACAAGCGATGA
- a CDS encoding alpha-glucosidase/alpha-galactosidase, which produces MTRPTKIVFLGASSASFGMSMFRDLFSTRDLSGSTLTLVGRNVDRLSRSTQLAKLLNERSGAGYAIEATTDWHAALDGAEFVVHSTAIDRNRLWRLDFEIPRKFGVRHTLGENGGPGGLFFTLRTLPVVFDFVREMELRCPRATFINFSNPESRIILALGRYSKIRSLGLCHGIFLARENVARILGMRKEQVDVWGAGLNHFQCLTEIRDRETGEDLYPLLRERERDFDPTFSPLTRKLLHAFGYWLGCGDGHVGEYLSFGWEAGEGGYNYDWDESERAKLTRLIDDVLAGQAEVPDWWSAPSGERATSIIAAIVHNRKQLIESAVIYNQQVIPNLPADAAVEVPVVADIAGIHPVSLGPLPDAVAKLMTVQVQVQQMAVEAAMHASKEIALQALLLDPVIQSEEAARGLLDELWEINRPYIRACI; this is translated from the coding sequence GTGACCCGGCCAACGAAGATCGTCTTTCTCGGCGCCAGCAGCGCATCCTTCGGGATGAGCATGTTCCGGGACCTGTTCTCGACCCGCGATCTCTCAGGTTCAACACTGACTCTGGTCGGGCGTAACGTCGACCGGCTCAGCCGGTCGACGCAGCTCGCGAAGCTGCTCAACGAGAGATCCGGCGCCGGCTATGCCATCGAGGCCACGACGGATTGGCACGCCGCGCTCGACGGTGCTGAGTTCGTCGTGCATTCCACCGCGATCGATCGTAACCGGCTGTGGCGGCTGGATTTCGAGATTCCGCGCAAGTTTGGCGTCCGTCATACTCTGGGCGAGAACGGAGGGCCCGGCGGTCTGTTCTTTACGCTGCGCACCTTGCCGGTGGTGTTCGACTTCGTGCGTGAGATGGAGCTCCGCTGTCCGCGCGCGACCTTCATCAACTTCTCCAATCCGGAGAGCCGCATCATCCTGGCGCTGGGCCGGTACAGCAAGATTCGCAGCCTCGGCCTCTGCCACGGAATATTTCTTGCCCGCGAGAATGTCGCCCGAATTCTGGGGATGCGAAAAGAGCAGGTGGATGTGTGGGGTGCAGGCCTCAATCATTTCCAGTGCCTGACCGAAATTCGGGATCGCGAGACGGGTGAGGATCTCTATCCGCTGTTGCGCGAGAGGGAGAGGGATTTCGATCCCACCTTCTCACCGCTGACGCGCAAGTTGTTGCATGCCTTCGGCTACTGGCTCGGCTGCGGCGACGGTCACGTTGGTGAGTATCTCTCGTTCGGCTGGGAGGCCGGCGAGGGCGGCTACAATTACGACTGGGACGAGAGCGAACGCGCGAAGTTGACGCGGCTGATCGACGATGTGCTCGCAGGCCAGGCCGAGGTCCCGGATTGGTGGTCGGCGCCCTCAGGGGAGCGTGCGACCAGCATCATCGCCGCCATCGTTCATAACCGGAAGCAACTCATCGAGTCCGCCGTCATCTACAATCAACAGGTGATCCCGAACCTGCCGGCCGATGCCGCGGTCGAGGTGCCGGTGGTGGCAGATATCGCAGGCATCCACCCGGTCTCGCTCGGGCCGTTGCCCGACGCCGTGGCCAAGCTGATGACGGTCCAGGTTCAGGTTCAGCAGATGGCTGTGGAAGCGGCGATGCATGCCTCGAAGGAGATCGCGCTGCAGGCGTTGCTGCTCGATCCCGTCATCCAATCCGAGGAGGCGGCGCGGGGCCTGCTTGATGAGCTGTGGGAGATCAACCGGCCTTATATCCGGGCGTGCATTTGA
- a CDS encoding SRPBCC domain-containing protein, which yields MSAVASKVQTQDIVIDEVFPHAAATIWKALTSAQLIARWLMPPTGFEAVVGNTFTFKTNPAGAWDGTIHCRVLEVVPNQRLAYAWTGGDESNTGYGSALDTVVTWSLTPVEAGTRVRVVHSGFVTPKNDTAYRNMSDGWVKVLQRLDAISGEDE from the coding sequence GTGAGTGCAGTTGCTTCCAAGGTCCAGACCCAGGACATCGTCATCGACGAGGTCTTCCCGCACGCGGCCGCGACGATCTGGAAGGCGCTGACCAGCGCCCAGTTGATCGCGCGCTGGCTGATGCCGCCGACCGGTTTCGAGGCCGTCGTGGGCAACACCTTCACCTTCAAGACCAATCCGGCCGGTGCGTGGGACGGCACGATCCATTGCCGCGTTCTGGAGGTCGTGCCGAACCAGCGCCTGGCCTACGCCTGGACGGGCGGCGACGAGAGCAATACCGGTTACGGCTCGGCGCTCGACACCGTCGTCACCTGGTCGCTCACACCGGTCGAGGCAGGCACGCGCGTGCGTGTGGTGCATTCGGGCTTCGTGACGCCGAAGAACGATACCGCTTATCGCAACATGAGCGACGGCTGGGTCAAGGTGCTGCAGCGGCTCGACGCCATCTCCGGCGAAGACGAGTAA
- a CDS encoding PhzF family phenazine biosynthesis protein has protein sequence MQRRYITVDVFTDRAFGGNQLAVVLDAGGLTTAQMQAIATEFNYSETTFVLPPRDKANDAQVRIFTPVQEIAFAGHPNVGTAFVLASMAKEPKPRLLFEEKAGLVPVDVVREQGRVTRTELTAPQPLERLSRLSAAEAASCISLGADDIKTDNHEPQIVTVGNAFLVMELHSREALKRARPDAAAYGKVLPRDGARSVWFYTRDVPAAEAPCDRQARMFMRGASGLVEDPATGSATVAAAALFADLDPVRDGELKLTVGQGFDMGRPSLLLTRVRKQVGKIVSAHVGGQSVQMMEGTFRLAGEG, from the coding sequence ATGCAGCGCCGCTACATCACCGTCGACGTGTTCACCGACCGCGCCTTCGGCGGCAACCAGCTCGCCGTGGTGCTCGACGCCGGCGGGCTGACGACGGCGCAGATGCAAGCGATCGCCACCGAGTTCAACTATTCCGAGACCACCTTCGTGCTGCCGCCGCGGGACAAGGCCAATGATGCGCAGGTGCGCATCTTCACGCCGGTGCAGGAGATTGCCTTTGCAGGCCATCCCAATGTCGGCACTGCCTTCGTGCTCGCCTCGATGGCGAAGGAGCCGAAGCCGCGCCTGCTGTTCGAGGAGAAGGCCGGGCTCGTGCCCGTCGACGTCGTGAGAGAGCAGGGCCGGGTGACCAGAACCGAGCTGACCGCGCCGCAGCCGCTGGAGCGGCTTTCACGGCTGTCGGCCGCCGAGGCCGCGAGCTGCATCTCGCTCGGCGCGGACGACATCAAGACAGACAATCACGAGCCTCAAATCGTCACCGTCGGAAACGCGTTTCTGGTGATGGAGCTGCATTCGCGCGAGGCGCTGAAGCGCGCGCGGCCGGATGCGGCAGCCTACGGCAAGGTCTTGCCGCGCGACGGGGCCCGCTCGGTTTGGTTCTATACGCGCGACGTGCCTGCGGCGGAGGCGCCCTGCGATCGTCAGGCGCGGATGTTCATGCGCGGCGCCAGCGGCCTCGTCGAAGACCCCGCCACCGGCAGCGCGACCGTCGCCGCCGCCGCGCTGTTCGCCGATCTCGATCCCGTGCGCGACGGCGAGCTCAAGCTCACGGTCGGCCAGGGTTTCGACATGGGCCGGCCGAGCCTGCTGCTGACGCGCGTGCGCAAGCAGGTCGGCAAGATCGTCTCCGCCCATGTCGGCGGACAATCCGTGCAGATGATGGAAGGAACGTTCAGGCTCGCGGGGGAGGGGTAG
- a CDS encoding helix-turn-helix transcriptional regulator, with product MSEAAPTPVTTVMRALADPTRRAVFERVFESKEISVAELTRGSGVTQGAVSQHLKSLKQAGLVAERAEGRNVYYRAAPQGLEPLVTWMDHYGVFWRERFQNLRDLLKEIDP from the coding sequence ATGAGCGAAGCTGCCCCAACCCCCGTCACCACCGTAATGCGCGCCCTCGCCGATCCAACGCGGCGGGCCGTGTTCGAGCGCGTGTTCGAGAGCAAGGAGATCAGCGTCGCCGAACTGACGCGGGGCAGCGGCGTGACCCAGGGCGCGGTCTCGCAGCACCTGAAGTCGCTGAAGCAGGCGGGTCTCGTCGCCGAGCGCGCCGAGGGTCGCAACGTCTATTACCGCGCCGCGCCGCAGGGGCTCGAGCCGCTGGTCACCTGGATGGACCACTACGGCGTGTTCTGGCGCGAGCGTTTCCAGAACCTGCGTGACCTGTTGAAGGAGATCGATCCGTGA
- a CDS encoding ABC transporter permease — protein MSTIQATGPEPDIRDRFGFWRRTYAMMAKEFIQLRRDRVSFAMIVAIPVMQLLLFGYAINTTPHHLPSAVLIQEESDLARSVLKALENTAYFRFVYEVHDVDDFDNLLKSGKVLFGVEIPRGFERAVRRGDKPALLVAADATDPVAASSALGSLGMLVQTALRHDLHIGDAPALPFEIRAHARYNPAAESRLNIVPGLVGTILTMTMLIFTALSVTREIERGTMESLLSMPIKPVEVMLGKIIPYILVGFIQAFLIVNIGVFLFGVPVLGNLLLLAALSTLFIAANLAIGYTFSTIAQNQLQAIQMSFMFFLPSILLSGFMFPFAGMPAWARYLGECLPLTHYLRIVRAIMLKGATMQNLHFDTLALAALMLLAMTIAVTRFRRTLD, from the coding sequence ATGAGCACCATCCAGGCAACCGGGCCCGAACCCGACATCCGCGACCGCTTCGGCTTCTGGCGCCGCACCTATGCCATGATGGCGAAGGAGTTCATTCAGCTTCGGCGGGATCGCGTCTCGTTCGCCATGATCGTGGCGATCCCGGTGATGCAGCTTCTGTTGTTCGGCTATGCCATCAACACCACGCCGCACCATCTGCCGAGCGCGGTGCTCATTCAGGAGGAATCCGATCTCGCCCGCTCGGTCCTGAAAGCGCTGGAGAATACCGCCTATTTCCGCTTCGTCTACGAAGTGCACGACGTGGATGATTTCGACAATTTGCTGAAGTCCGGCAAGGTGCTGTTCGGCGTCGAAATCCCGCGCGGCTTCGAACGGGCGGTGCGGCGTGGCGACAAGCCGGCGCTGCTGGTCGCCGCCGACGCCACCGACCCGGTCGCCGCAAGCTCCGCACTCGGCTCGCTCGGGATGCTCGTGCAGACCGCTCTCCGGCACGATCTCCATATCGGCGATGCGCCGGCGCTGCCGTTCGAGATCCGGGCACATGCACGCTACAATCCGGCTGCGGAATCGCGGCTCAACATCGTGCCGGGACTGGTCGGCACCATCCTTACCATGACCATGCTGATCTTCACGGCGCTGTCGGTGACACGCGAGATTGAACGCGGCACCATGGAAAGCCTGCTGTCGATGCCGATCAAGCCGGTCGAGGTCATGCTCGGCAAGATCATTCCCTACATCCTGGTCGGCTTCATTCAAGCCTTCCTGATCGTCAATATCGGAGTGTTCCTGTTCGGTGTGCCGGTGCTCGGCAATCTACTCCTGCTGGCGGCACTCTCGACCCTCTTCATCGCCGCAAATCTCGCGATTGGCTATACGTTCTCCACCATCGCGCAGAATCAGCTGCAGGCGATACAGATGTCGTTCATGTTCTTTCTGCCGAGCATATTGCTGTCCGGCTTCATGTTCCCGTTCGCGGGCATGCCGGCCTGGGCGCGATATCTCGGCGAATGCCTGCCGCTCACCCATTATCTGCGCATCGTCCGCGCCATCATGCTGAAGGGCGCGACCATGCAGAATCTGCATTTCGACACGCTGGCGCTGGCGGCCTTGATGCTGCTCGCCATGACCATCGCCGTGACGCGCTTCCGCCGCACGCTGGATTGA
- a CDS encoding adenylate/guanylate cyclase domain-containing protein, with product MVRFASRRTRHHAVLSEDFERELTREVLRTELLRVRALIATGCVMLLLLTAIYLIDPGVVNRVWRGTRGIFEVYGLLAGFILFEVWVHTQIRKNLRLDRDLPVVRRYIGTLIETSLPTVILVLQTRTMGASQAIGFAVPLMYFIFVILSTLRLDFWLSAFTGFVAAAGLFSVALLYNAADDTGEPLIYFHAVRSIVILICGVLAGAVGAQLRRQFAASIAAATARDRVTNLFGQHVSPQVVERLMAAGTGGGGDVRRVAVMFVDFRGFTAGAQSRSPQEVVDRLDGAFAVLVDILDRHGGIVNKFLGDGFLALFGAPLEASDAAQRAVAAGREMLQAMDLINAQTSWPLRIGIGIHFGEVVAGNIGSPRRKEYTVIGDTVNFASRLEALNKEFGSQLLISATVREAVGEAGSDAVALGEVEVRGYAQKVPVFQLG from the coding sequence ATGGTCAGGTTTGCAAGCAGGAGGACACGGCACCACGCCGTGCTATCGGAGGATTTCGAGCGCGAGCTGACGCGGGAGGTGCTGCGCACCGAGCTGCTGCGGGTGCGGGCGCTGATCGCGACGGGCTGCGTCATGCTGCTGCTGCTCACCGCGATCTATCTGATCGACCCCGGCGTGGTGAACCGGGTCTGGCGTGGAACGAGAGGCATCTTCGAGGTCTACGGCCTGCTGGCCGGCTTCATCCTGTTCGAGGTCTGGGTCCATACCCAGATCAGGAAGAACCTCCGGCTCGATCGCGACCTGCCGGTGGTCAGGCGCTATATCGGCACGCTGATCGAGACCTCGCTACCCACAGTGATCCTGGTCCTGCAGACCCGGACCATGGGCGCAAGCCAGGCGATCGGCTTCGCCGTGCCGCTGATGTACTTCATCTTCGTCATCCTCTCGACCCTGCGGCTCGACTTCTGGCTCTCGGCGTTCACGGGTTTCGTCGCCGCGGCCGGGCTTTTCTCCGTCGCGCTGCTCTACAACGCGGCCGACGACACCGGCGAACCGCTGATCTATTTCCACGCCGTGCGCAGCATCGTCATCCTGATCTGCGGCGTGCTGGCGGGCGCCGTCGGCGCCCAGCTGCGCCGCCAGTTCGCCGCCAGCATTGCGGCGGCGACCGCGCGCGACCGGGTGACGAACCTGTTCGGCCAGCACGTCTCTCCGCAGGTGGTGGAGAGGCTGATGGCGGCGGGCACCGGCGGGGGCGGCGACGTCCGCCGTGTTGCGGTGATGTTCGTTGATTTCCGCGGCTTCACCGCCGGCGCGCAATCGCGCAGCCCGCAGGAGGTGGTCGACCGGCTCGACGGCGCCTTTGCGGTGCTGGTCGACATCCTCGACCGTCACGGCGGCATCGTGAACAAGTTCCTCGGCGACGGCTTCCTCGCTTTGTTCGGCGCGCCGCTGGAGGCCTCCGACGCCGCTCAGCGGGCGGTTGCCGCCGGTCGCGAGATGCTGCAAGCGATGGATCTCATCAACGCGCAGACCAGCTGGCCGCTGCGCATCGGCATCGGCATTCATTTCGGCGAGGTCGTCGCCGGCAATATCGGCTCGCCCCGCCGCAAGGAGTATACAGTCATCGGCGACACCGTGAACTTCGCCTCGCGGCTGGAGGCGCTCAACAAGGAGTTCGGCTCGCAGCTGTTGATCTCCGCGACCGTGCGCGAGGCGGTGGGCGAGGCCGGCAGCGATGCCGTCGCGCTCGGCGAGGTCGAGGTGCGCGGCTACGCGCAGAAGGTGCCGGTGTTTCAGCTGGGCTAG